From Anaerotignum faecicola, the proteins below share one genomic window:
- the cobT gene encoding nicotinate-nucleotide--dimethylbenzimidazole phosphoribosyltransferase translates to MEIPCFKEIRPSDRKEMEKAAKRWANIAKPIYGLGKLEDAVIKIAGISGAESVRADKPALVVMCGDHGVVAEGVTQTGMEVTALVTANFEKGKTSASIMAEVCGADVFAVDIGINGDFCYGHELLPGKVCGRKIAKGSNNIAVTDAMDFDNCIKAVMCGIDIAGELKSRGYNVIAAGEMGIGNTTSASAIAAVLLHKSASETTGKGAGLSNPVFLKKIETVNRIIGRFRKNYGDNFNGLDVLKSVGGYDIAGMAGLFLGGGIHKIPVVADGFISAAAAMCAVNINPAVKDYMFASHISKEPFGNEILSHIGLEPYIDCGMGLGEGTGALAAIPLFNMAAEVYNKMITFGDLDMESYVDYEGERK, encoded by the coding sequence ATGGAAATTCCGTGCTTTAAAGAAATACGCCCTTCCGACAGGAAGGAAATGGAGAAGGCCGCAAAAAGATGGGCGAATATTGCAAAGCCTATATATGGGCTTGGAAAACTTGAGGACGCCGTCATAAAAATTGCCGGTATAAGCGGCGCCGAAAGCGTCCGTGCAGATAAACCGGCGCTTGTGGTGATGTGCGGGGATCACGGCGTTGTTGCGGAAGGAGTGACTCAGACCGGCATGGAAGTTACTGCTTTGGTTACGGCAAATTTTGAAAAAGGGAAAACCAGCGCGTCCATAATGGCGGAAGTATGCGGGGCCGATGTTTTTGCCGTTGATATAGGCATAAACGGCGATTTTTGTTACGGACATGAACTTCTTCCCGGAAAAGTATGCGGCAGGAAAATTGCCAAGGGATCTAATAATATAGCCGTTACTGACGCAATGGATTTTGACAACTGCATAAAAGCCGTTATGTGCGGCATAGATATTGCGGGGGAACTGAAATCGAGAGGATACAACGTCATAGCCGCGGGCGAAATGGGTATCGGCAATACTACTTCGGCCAGTGCAATAGCCGCCGTTCTACTGCATAAAAGCGCTTCGGAAACAACGGGGAAAGGGGCCGGGCTTTCAAATCCCGTGTTTTTAAAAAAGATTGAAACGGTTAACAGGATAATCGGCAGGTTCCGCAAAAATTACGGCGATAATTTCAACGGGCTTGACGTCCTCAAATCTGTAGGCGGATATGATATTGCGGGAATGGCGGGATTGTTTCTTGGCGGCGGCATACATAAAATACCGGTTGTTGCCGACGGCTTTATTTCGGCGGCGGCGGCGATGTGTGCGGTTAACATTAATCCTGCCGTTAAGGATTATATGTTTGCGTCGCATATTTCAAAGGAGCCCTTCGGAAACGAAATACTTTCGCATATCGGGCTTGAGCCTTATATTGACTGCGGTATGGGTCTGGGAGAAGGTACGGGAGCTTTAGCGGCAATTCCGCTTTTTAATATGGCGGCGGAAGTTTATAATAAAATGATTACGTTCGGCGATCTGGATATGGAAAGTTATGTTGACTATGAAGGGGAAAGAAAATAA
- a CDS encoding cobyrinate a,c-diamide synthase, whose amino-acid sequence MNRILLAAPKSGSGKTFITCGIIQAIMNKKLKVSAFKCGPDYIDPMFHAKILGTKTGNLDTYFCDDDTVNYILNDSSKGCDIAVIEGVMGYYDGMGGISDKASTYDVARATGTPVVLIVDCRGMSLSIVPIIKGLMDYKENSFISGVILNRTTYHMYARLKGVIEESLGIKVFGYIPDVREFTIESRHLGLIMPHEIKNLKEKIDSMAKRLVETVDINGIIKTAETAKDMPFSPPHIPKLDKKVRIGVAMDNVFCFYYNENLTIMEKMGAEIVPFSPLMDKAMPDGLDGVIFGGGYPELFSKELSENRHMLKSVKETLEGGTPVFAECGGFMYLSDMLESARGINYNMAGFIKGHCYKTEQLNRFGYAEIRIERPSIFGSEKTVFKGHEFHYWDSTNNGDGAVAVKPMSEKSWNCAHAGENMFAGFPHLYFYSNIKAVYNFLKKCGERNGNSVL is encoded by the coding sequence ATGAACAGGATACTTTTGGCGGCGCCTAAAAGCGGCAGCGGAAAGACGTTTATAACATGCGGCATAATACAGGCCATTATGAATAAGAAACTTAAAGTAAGCGCTTTTAAATGCGGCCCGGATTATATCGATCCAATGTTCCATGCAAAAATACTCGGCACTAAAACCGGAAATCTTGACACATACTTTTGCGATGACGACACGGTTAATTACATATTAAACGACAGTTCAAAGGGGTGCGATATAGCGGTAATAGAGGGCGTTATGGGATATTACGACGGTATGGGGGGAATAAGCGACAAGGCTTCTACATATGATGTGGCGCGCGCAACCGGAACGCCCGTTGTGCTGATTGTGGACTGCCGCGGGATGAGCCTTTCCATAGTGCCCATTATAAAAGGCCTTATGGATTATAAGGAAAACAGTTTTATTTCCGGCGTTATACTTAACAGAACCACTTACCATATGTACGCACGTCTTAAAGGCGTTATAGAAGAAAGCCTCGGAATAAAAGTTTTCGGATATATTCCGGATGTGAGGGAATTTACCATTGAAAGCAGGCATTTAGGGCTTATAATGCCGCATGAGATTAAAAATCTCAAAGAAAAGATAGATTCTATGGCTAAAAGGCTTGTTGAAACAGTGGATATCAACGGCATAATAAAAACTGCCGAAACGGCAAAAGACATGCCTTTTTCACCGCCGCATATACCGAAACTTGATAAAAAAGTGAGGATCGGCGTTGCAATGGATAATGTATTTTGTTTTTACTACAACGAAAACCTGACGATTATGGAAAAAATGGGGGCGGAGATTGTTCCTTTTTCTCCTCTTATGGACAAAGCCATGCCGGACGGGCTGGACGGGGTTATATTCGGCGGTGGGTACCCCGAACTTTTTTCTAAAGAACTTTCGGAAAACAGGCATATGCTTAAAAGCGTTAAGGAAACCCTTGAAGGCGGAACGCCCGTGTTTGCCGAATGCGGCGGATTTATGTACCTTTCCGATATGCTTGAGAGTGCAAGGGGCATTAATTATAACATGGCTGGATTTATAAAAGGGCACTGCTATAAAACCGAGCAGCTTAACCGTTTTGGATATGCTGAAATAAGAATTGAAAGGCCGTCTATTTTCGGAAGTGAAAAAACCGTTTTTAAAGGGCATGAATTTCATTATTGGGACAGCACGAATAACGGGGACGGAGCAGTTGCCGTGAAGCCTATGAGCGAAAAAAGCTGGAACTGTGCGCATGCGGGGGAAAACATGTTTGCCGGATTTCCGCATTTATATTTTTACAGCAATATTAAAGCCGTGTATAACTTTTTAAAAAAGTGTGGTGAAAGAAATGGAAATTCCGTGCTTTAA
- the cobK gene encoding precorrin-6A reductase — translation MGNILLFAGTSEGRETAEFLNCMRISFKIYVATEYGKEIMPEMEYGTVSAGRLDKEGIKREILNEKPYFVIDATHPFAKEASENIREACSELNAEYIRLIRGYDNLGREGIVYTENTEEAVGYLKNTDGRVFITTGSKDLPLLSAVPGFRERFVIRILPEPENLSKALGLGFKAENIICMQGPFSKEINSAVMKQYNIKYMLTKETSGRGGYNEKIEACKDAAVTPIVIGRPRESGYSIEEVREIIEKRFRKADGGKKINIIGAGCGNARLLTVEARDAVKRSGLIIGSRRILKDLGAYKKNYAEAYKSDDILNIIKNSMCEEISVLFSGDTGFFSGAKELARRLEGFCVSYFCGISSFVYFMDKMGKSYEGTKTVSLHGRETDFVNEVYENGRVFILLGGRNTAEYVCGKLAEYGLGKVKIYVGENLSYTNEKITEGTAESLKNMSFEPLSVMLAENTGFKSRHMCIDDGSFIRGEAPMTKSEVRAVSVAKLKLRKDSVLYDIGAGTGSVSVEAAPFCWKVFAVEKNQEALSLIERNSKLFSVSNIEIAAGEAPEAIKLLPPPTHVFIGGSGGNIEKIISEALNKNNRARFVVNAVTIETLSAVLNCVEKFSLIEEEILQINVSKARKAGKSRLMKANNPVYIISFEGGGANEQDTFGGA, via the coding sequence ATGGGAAATATATTATTGTTTGCCGGCACAAGTGAAGGCCGTGAAACGGCGGAATTTTTAAACTGCATGCGCATAAGTTTCAAAATATATGTCGCTACGGAATACGGAAAGGAAATTATGCCTGAAATGGAATACGGGACGGTTTCAGCCGGACGGCTTGACAAGGAAGGCATAAAGCGGGAAATTTTAAATGAAAAGCCATATTTTGTGATAGATGCGACACATCCTTTTGCAAAAGAAGCGTCCGAAAATATACGGGAGGCATGTTCGGAACTTAACGCCGAATATATACGCCTTATACGAGGATATGACAATTTGGGGCGCGAAGGCATAGTTTATACGGAAAATACAGAAGAAGCAGTCGGGTACCTTAAAAATACCGACGGACGCGTATTTATCACAACAGGCAGTAAAGATCTGCCTTTGCTTTCGGCTGTTCCCGGGTTTCGTGAAAGGTTTGTCATAAGGATACTGCCGGAGCCGGAAAACCTTTCAAAAGCTTTGGGGCTTGGGTTTAAGGCCGAAAACATAATATGCATGCAGGGGCCGTTTTCAAAGGAAATTAACAGCGCCGTTATGAAACAGTATAACATTAAATATATGCTTACAAAAGAAACGTCGGGGCGCGGCGGGTACAATGAAAAAATCGAGGCTTGCAAAGACGCGGCTGTAACGCCTATTGTAATAGGAAGGCCGCGTGAGAGCGGATATTCGATAGAGGAAGTTAGAGAAATAATCGAAAAAAGGTTTCGCAAAGCAGACGGCGGGAAGAAAATAAATATAATAGGCGCCGGATGCGGAAACGCCCGCCTTCTTACAGTTGAAGCGCGGGACGCGGTTAAAAGGAGCGGGCTTATAATAGGCAGCCGACGCATTTTAAAAGACTTGGGCGCGTATAAAAAAAATTATGCGGAGGCCTATAAATCCGACGATATTTTAAATATAATCAAAAACAGCATGTGCGAAGAAATATCGGTGCTGTTTTCTGGCGATACCGGTTTTTTCAGCGGAGCGAAAGAACTTGCCCGCCGGCTTGAAGGATTTTGCGTTTCGTATTTTTGCGGTATTTCGTCGTTCGTATATTTTATGGACAAAATGGGAAAAAGCTACGAGGGGACAAAGACTGTAAGCCTTCACGGCAGGGAAACGGATTTTGTAAACGAAGTTTATGAAAACGGACGCGTTTTTATTCTCCTCGGGGGCAGGAACACGGCGGAATATGTATGCGGGAAGCTTGCCGAATACGGACTTGGTAAAGTTAAAATTTACGTTGGGGAAAACCTTTCATATACTAATGAAAAAATAACCGAAGGCACGGCGGAAAGCCTTAAAAATATGAGTTTTGAACCGTTGAGCGTTATGCTTGCGGAAAATACGGGTTTTAAATCAAGGCATATGTGTATAGACGACGGAAGTTTTATACGCGGCGAAGCGCCTATGACTAAAAGCGAGGTAAGGGCGGTGTCCGTTGCCAAACTTAAACTGCGGAAGGACTCGGTGCTGTATGATATAGGCGCCGGAACCGGAAGCGTAAGCGTTGAGGCCGCCCCATTCTGCTGGAAAGTTTTTGCAGTTGAAAAAAATCAGGAAGCTTTAAGCCTGATTGAAAGAAATTCTAAGCTTTTTTCAGTTTCAAATATTGAGATTGCCGCAGGAGAAGCCCCGGAAGCGATTAAACTGCTGCCGCCGCCTACCCATGTGTTTATAGGAGGAAGCGGCGGGAACATTGAGAAAATAATATCGGAAGCGTTGAATAAAAACAACCGCGCAAGATTTGTTGTCAATGCCGTTACTATTGAAACATTGTCGGCTGTTTTAAACTGTGTGGAAAAATTCAGTTTAATTGAAGAGGAAATATTGCAGATTAATGTTTCAAAGGCAAGGAAAGCCGGGAAAAGCCGTCTTATGAAAGCAAATAATCCGGTTTATATAATTTCGTTTGAAGGGGGAGGGGCAAATGAACAGGATACTTTTGGCGGCGCCTAA
- the cobJ gene encoding precorrin-3B C(17)-methyltransferase, giving the protein MNKLYVVGIGPGSFEDMTIRALNVLNGCDVIIGYTVYVELVRKYFKDAEFLSTPMRKEKERCIMALEQAAKGRRTAVICSGDAGVYGMAGLVLELGKGYPNVEIEVVSGITAALSGGALLGAPLTHDFAVISLSDLLTSWETIENRLKAAAEGDFAVCIYNPSSKKREGYLKKACDIMLKYKDGSTVCAAVRNIGREGVEKHILTLNELREYKADMFTTVFIGSSETKEINGFVVTPRGYSL; this is encoded by the coding sequence TTGAATAAGCTGTATGTTGTGGGGATTGGCCCGGGAAGTTTTGAAGATATGACGATACGGGCTTTAAACGTATTGAACGGGTGCGATGTAATTATAGGATATACCGTTTATGTGGAGCTTGTCAGGAAGTATTTTAAGGACGCCGAATTTTTGTCAACGCCTATGAGAAAGGAAAAAGAAAGATGTATTATGGCTTTGGAACAAGCCGCCAAAGGGCGAAGAACGGCAGTCATATGCAGCGGCGACGCCGGGGTGTACGGCATGGCGGGGCTTGTATTGGAGCTTGGAAAAGGATATCCGAACGTTGAAATTGAAGTGGTAAGCGGGATTACGGCGGCTTTAAGCGGAGGGGCTTTGCTTGGGGCGCCTCTGACACACGATTTTGCCGTTATAAGCTTAAGCGATTTGCTTACAAGCTGGGAAACAATAGAAAACAGGCTTAAAGCGGCGGCTGAAGGCGATTTTGCAGTATGCATATATAATCCTTCAAGCAAAAAAAGGGAAGGATATTTAAAAAAGGCCTGTGATATTATGCTGAAATATAAGGACGGCAGTACCGTGTGCGCCGCTGTCAGGAACATAGGACGCGAAGGCGTCGAAAAGCATATTTTAACCCTCAACGAACTCAGGGAGTATAAGGCGGATATGTTTACAACCGTTTTTATTGGCAGCAGTGAAACAAAGGAAATAAACGGTTTTGTAGTTACTCCGAGAGGGTACTCTTTATAA
- a CDS encoding cobalamin biosynthesis protein yields the protein MVNVISFTYNGHCLNRKLCSVFDTFRKFEFDGSFKTGDFAKKSFEEGSPMVFIGAAGIAVRAAAPFIKDKMHDPAVIVIDEKGRYVIPLLSGHVGGGNKLAVTIADALGAVPVLTTATDVNGLFAVDVFAAENGLVIKERELAKKISSLILKGEKIPFVTRLEVSGGIPKEINLYSPGNDNGTGFVISPFKENPFLNTLHLIPKNAAVGIGCRRGASVYDIEKAVFSALERSNIDFLAVKNIATIDIKKDENGLLEFCGKYDIKPVFYSAEELKNAEGVFSHSDFVQEKTGVGNVCERSAVLCEGNIVAGKSVLNGVTTAISMKGGSVCFE from the coding sequence ATGGTTAACGTCATAAGCTTTACTTATAATGGTCATTGTCTTAACAGAAAGCTTTGCTCTGTTTTTGATACTTTCCGGAAATTTGAATTTGACGGCTCGTTTAAGACGGGTGATTTTGCGAAAAAATCGTTTGAAGAAGGCAGTCCGATGGTTTTTATAGGAGCGGCGGGGATAGCCGTTAGGGCGGCGGCGCCTTTTATTAAGGACAAGATGCATGATCCCGCCGTTATTGTGATTGATGAAAAAGGGCGGTATGTTATACCGTTGTTAAGCGGCCATGTGGGCGGCGGCAATAAGCTTGCCGTAACGATAGCCGATGCGTTGGGGGCGGTTCCTGTTTTAACTACTGCAACGGACGTCAACGGCTTATTTGCAGTGGATGTTTTTGCAGCGGAAAACGGTTTGGTTATAAAGGAAAGGGAATTGGCCAAGAAAATTTCATCCCTTATTCTGAAAGGTGAAAAAATACCTTTTGTAACAAGGCTTGAAGTATCTGGCGGTATTCCTAAGGAAATAAACTTATATTCCCCGGGAAATGACAATGGGACGGGATTTGTTATTTCCCCTTTTAAAGAAAATCCTTTTTTGAATACGCTCCATTTAATTCCGAAAAACGCGGCGGTCGGCATAGGATGCCGGAGGGGCGCAAGCGTTTATGATATAGAAAAAGCCGTATTTTCCGCGCTTGAAAGAAGTAACATCGACTTTTTGGCAGTTAAAAATATAGCGACCATAGATATAAAAAAAGATGAAAACGGCCTGCTTGAATTTTGCGGAAAATATGATATAAAACCCGTATTCTACAGCGCGGAAGAATTGAAAAATGCTGAGGGCGTTTTCTCCCATTCCGATTTTGTACAGGAAAAAACGGGAGTCGGCAATGTCTGCGAGAGAAGCGCGGTTTTATGCGAAGGTAATATCGTTGCGGGAAAAAGCGTTTTAAACGGCGTTACCACTGCAATTTCAATGAAAGGGGGCTCGGTTTGTTTTGAATAA
- the cobM gene encoding precorrin-4 C(11)-methyltransferase, translated as MVHFVGAGSGAKDLITVRGKELIEKADVIIYAGSLVNKELLEYRKTESEVFNSAEMTLEEVIGVIKKAESRGKTTVRLHTGDMSIYGAVKEQYDELERLGIEYDVCPGVSSFLAAAASLGIEYTLPGISQSVIITRMEGRTPVPEKEKIETFAAHNATMVIFLSAGMTKELSQRLIEGGYSYDTPCAIVYKATWEDEKKVICTVGTLSQTAEREKINKTALIIVGEIINGAYERSKLYDPSFTTGFRQGNGNG; from the coding sequence ATGGTTCATTTTGTCGGGGCGGGAAGCGGAGCAAAAGACCTTATAACCGTAAGAGGAAAAGAACTGATAGAAAAAGCCGACGTTATAATATATGCGGGGAGCCTTGTAAACAAAGAGCTTCTCGAATACAGGAAAACCGAAAGCGAAGTATTTAACAGTGCGGAAATGACCCTTGAGGAAGTTATCGGCGTTATTAAAAAGGCCGAAAGCAGAGGCAAAACTACAGTAAGGCTGCACACGGGGGACATGTCGATTTACGGCGCCGTAAAGGAACAGTACGATGAACTTGAGAGGCTTGGAATAGAATATGACGTTTGCCCCGGAGTAAGTTCGTTTTTGGCCGCGGCGGCGTCATTAGGAATAGAATATACCCTGCCGGGAATTTCCCAGTCTGTTATTATTACAAGAATGGAAGGGCGTACTCCCGTGCCGGAAAAGGAAAAAATCGAAACTTTCGCCGCGCATAATGCCACAATGGTTATTTTTTTAAGCGCCGGAATGACAAAAGAGCTTTCGCAAAGGCTTATAGAAGGCGGCTATAGCTATGATACGCCTTGCGCGATTGTATATAAGGCAACGTGGGAGGATGAAAAAAAGGTTATATGTACGGTAGGAACTCTTTCACAAACCGCCGAAAGGGAGAAAATAAATAAAACTGCTCTTATTATAGTAGGCGAGATTATAAACGGCGCATATGAACGCTCTAAATTGTACGATCCATCGTTTACAACGGGTTTCAGGCAGGGGAACGGAAATGGTTAA
- the cobI gene encoding precorrin-2 C(20)-methyltransferase codes for MIKGKLYGVGVGPGSADLLTLRAVKIIGRTKCLAVPKTKGEKNAALDIVKGIVNTDGKEILYMDFPMTADKAVLDGSYREKAVMIESILDKGEDVCFITLGDVSIYSTFSYIEPLIREKGFETEICPGVPSFCAVGASLNTSLTVKNEPLHIIPAAYGGIERLMGLNGTKVFMKAGKHVEEIFKCAEAKGFKAMGIENCTMGNERKVFENAESFGYFTTIVVKGE; via the coding sequence ATGATTAAAGGAAAGCTTTACGGAGTTGGAGTCGGGCCGGGAAGCGCGGATCTCCTTACTCTCAGGGCGGTTAAAATAATCGGTAGAACAAAGTGTTTAGCCGTTCCGAAAACAAAGGGTGAAAAAAACGCTGCGCTTGATATTGTTAAAGGAATCGTCAATACGGACGGAAAAGAAATATTATATATGGATTTTCCGATGACTGCCGATAAAGCCGTTTTAGACGGCTCGTACAGGGAAAAAGCCGTTATGATAGAAAGTATACTGGATAAAGGCGAGGACGTATGTTTTATAACCCTCGGCGACGTTTCCATATATTCGACGTTTTCATATATAGAACCGTTAATAAGGGAAAAAGGATTTGAAACGGAAATATGTCCCGGCGTGCCGAGCTTTTGCGCCGTAGGGGCAAGCCTTAACACAAGCCTTACCGTAAAAAACGAGCCGCTTCACATAATACCGGCGGCGTACGGAGGAATTGAACGTTTAATGGGGCTTAACGGCACTAAAGTTTTTATGAAAGCGGGAAAACATGTTGAAGAAATATTTAAGTGCGCGGAAGCTAAGGGATTTAAAGCGATGGGAATTGAAAACTGTACTATGGGGAACGAAAGGAAGGTTTTTGAAAATGCCGAAAGTTTCGGATATTTCACCACGATAGTTGTTAAGGGGGAATAA
- the cbiD gene encoding cobalt-precorrin-5B (C(1))-methyltransferase CbiD — protein MPFEYYITKNNKSYRCGYTTGSCAVMAAKAALEYLFTGITPEYSGYTTPKGIYVSAGVSDLKIENGAVSCCVIKDGGDDIDVTDGLKIYASVRKIENGISIDGGEGVGRVTRKGLDCEVGAAAINSVPRRLLKEETEEICRKYGYTGGIEIIISVPNGREAAEKTFNPRLGIEGGISIIGTSGIVEPMSTRAIIDTIGAELKVMKGSGAEGFIAVPGNYGENFIKGIKGLEGAETVKFSNYVGELLDFAAEYKFKNVLLAGHIGKFVKLAGGIMNTHSSFADCRMEILAAHTALYRGADVCREIMACTTTDEALELLEKYGVFHQIMDSVAGKAEYYVNMRTRGFVSCGVIIYSDKRGLLSAGKNGKKLVGEFGGEI, from the coding sequence ATGCCTTTTGAATATTATATAACTAAAAACAATAAATCATACCGCTGCGGATATACAACGGGAAGCTGCGCGGTTATGGCGGCAAAAGCCGCTTTGGAATATCTTTTTACGGGCATAACGCCGGAATATTCAGGTTATACGACGCCGAAAGGAATATATGTGTCGGCTGGCGTTTCGGATCTGAAGATTGAAAACGGCGCGGTTTCGTGCTGCGTTATTAAAGACGGCGGAGATGACATTGACGTTACGGACGGATTAAAAATATACGCTTCCGTAAGAAAAATTGAAAACGGTATTTCGATAGACGGAGGGGAAGGCGTTGGACGGGTTACAAGAAAAGGCCTTGACTGCGAGGTCGGAGCAGCGGCCATTAATTCCGTTCCAAGAAGGCTGTTAAAAGAGGAAACTGAGGAAATTTGCAGGAAGTACGGATATACGGGAGGGATTGAAATTATAATTTCGGTTCCGAACGGAAGGGAAGCGGCAGAGAAAACATTTAATCCCAGGCTGGGTATAGAAGGCGGGATCTCAATAATAGGTACCAGCGGGATTGTGGAGCCGATGAGCACAAGGGCGATAATAGATACCATAGGCGCCGAGCTGAAGGTTATGAAAGGAAGCGGTGCGGAAGGATTTATTGCGGTTCCCGGAAATTACGGCGAAAATTTCATAAAAGGGATAAAAGGTCTTGAAGGGGCCGAAACTGTAAAATTTTCAAATTACGTTGGCGAGCTTTTGGATTTTGCCGCTGAATATAAATTTAAAAATGTTTTGCTTGCGGGACACATAGGGAAATTTGTAAAGCTTGCGGGCGGTATTATGAATACGCACAGCAGTTTTGCAGACTGCCGTATGGAGATACTTGCGGCGCATACGGCTTTATACCGAGGCGCCGATGTCTGCCGTGAAATTATGGCATGCACGACGACGGACGAGGCTTTGGAATTGCTTGAAAAATACGGAGTTTTCCATCAGATTATGGACAGCGTGGCAGGAAAAGCGGAATATTACGTTAATATGAGGACGCGCGGGTTTGTTTCGTGCGGCGTTATAATTTACAGCGATAAGCGCGGACTGCTTTCGGCCGGGAAAAACGGGAAAAAGCTTGTCGGCGAATTTGGAGGGGAAATATGA
- a CDS encoding sirohydrochlorin cobaltochelatase: MKKAILVVSFGTSYKDTFKKNIAVVEDRIRKEYGEYEVRRAFTSGMIIKSLAEKGFYVDDVPLALKKLEKDGYDEVYIAPTHIIAGDEYEKAAALSEEYKDRFKVLKTGRPLIYSTDDMERIISVLMKEINIDKESALVFMGHGTEHYVNTVYGALDYMFKEKGYVNVFVGAVEAYPSLDNVIGLVKKAGYKKAVLTPFMLVAGDHANNDMAGDENSWKSAFTENGIKTDVIMKGLGEYAGIQELYIKHIKMYLGI; encoded by the coding sequence ATGAAAAAAGCTATACTTGTTGTAAGCTTTGGTACAAGCTACAAAGATACGTTTAAAAAAAATATAGCTGTCGTTGAAGACAGAATCAGGAAAGAGTACGGAGAATATGAAGTAAGAAGGGCGTTTACAAGCGGTATGATTATAAAAAGCCTTGCCGAAAAAGGTTTTTATGTAGACGATGTGCCTTTGGCCCTTAAAAAGCTGGAAAAGGACGGGTACGACGAGGTTTATATTGCGCCGACGCATATAATAGCGGGGGACGAATATGAAAAAGCGGCGGCTCTTTCCGAAGAATATAAAGACAGGTTCAAAGTTTTGAAAACAGGCCGTCCCCTTATATATTCTACGGACGATATGGAGCGGATTATTTCCGTTTTGATGAAAGAGATTAATATAGATAAAGAGTCGGCTCTTGTGTTTATGGGGCACGGCACGGAACATTATGTGAATACGGTTTACGGCGCGCTTGACTATATGTTCAAGGAGAAAGGATATGTAAATGTTTTTGTGGGCGCTGTAGAGGCGTATCCGAGTTTAGACAATGTAATCGGCCTTGTAAAGAAAGCGGGATATAAAAAGGCTGTTTTAACTCCGTTTATGCTTGTTGCGGGCGACCATGCGAACAACGATATGGCAGGCGATGAAAACAGCTGGAAAAGCGCGTTTACAGAAAACGGCATAAAAACCGACGTTATAATGAAAGGTCTTGGAGAATACGCGGGAATACAGGAACTGTACATAAAGCATATTAAAATGTATTTGGGAATATAG
- a CDS encoding P1 family peptidase, which produces MKKIEQNDKLEVISIYDLEEFSIGHDADMEAITGCTVVLANKLDNLVAGSDVRGGAPGTRNLDIISPLNCMESCQAVVLSGGSLFGLGAASGVEKCMEENNIGLPFVNVTLPVVCQAILFDLAIGSKDIRPDAQMGYRACLNALKREKHNDGNVGAGVGATVGKISSPEQMMKSGLGTYCYKRGDLFVGAVVACNAIGDVVDPDTQEIIAGALGRDLKSFLDTEKFIGENITTEDFYMGNTTIGCVITNAQLTRPQAHKIAAWSHDGIARAVRPTHTMSDGDTMFCMSTNEVPVAMNLVGTLAVKAVENAIASAVRNAETLGGFKSRKEIFGK; this is translated from the coding sequence ATGAAAAAAATTGAGCAGAACGACAAATTGGAAGTTATAAGCATTTATGATTTGGAAGAATTCAGCATAGGGCATGACGCCGATATGGAAGCTATTACGGGATGTACGGTTGTTTTGGCAAACAAACTTGATAATTTGGTTGCCGGCTCCGACGTTAGGGGCGGCGCTCCGGGAACGAGAAACCTTGATATAATAAGCCCTCTTAATTGTATGGAGTCATGCCAGGCCGTCGTGCTTTCAGGCGGAAGCCTTTTTGGTCTCGGAGCGGCGTCGGGCGTTGAAAAATGCATGGAAGAAAACAACATTGGCCTTCCGTTTGTAAACGTTACTTTGCCCGTCGTATGCCAGGCTATACTTTTTGACCTTGCTATCGGAAGCAAAGATATACGTCCTGATGCGCAAATGGGATATAGGGCATGCTTAAATGCTTTAAAGAGGGAAAAACACAATGATGGAAATGTCGGAGCAGGCGTGGGGGCTACTGTGGGAAAAATAAGTTCGCCGGAACAGATGATGAAAAGCGGGCTTGGCACATACTGCTATAAGAGGGGAGATTTGTTTGTAGGAGCAGTCGTAGCCTGCAATGCGATAGGAGATGTTGTTGATCCCGACACACAGGAAATAATAGCGGGAGCCCTTGGAAGGGATTTAAAATCTTTCCTTGATACTGAAAAATTCATAGGCGAAAACATTACAACCGAGGATTTCTATATGGGAAACACTACAATAGGATGCGTAATTACAAATGCGCAGCTCACAAGGCCTCAGGCGCATAAAATAGCCGCATGGTCGCACGACGGGATTGCTCGTGCGGTACGTCCTACGCATACAATGTCCGACGGGGATACGATGTTCTGCATGTCGACAAACGAGGTGCCTGTTGCAATGAATCTTGTCGGCACATTGGCCGTTAAAGCAGTTGAGAACGCGATTGCCAGCGCCGTTAGGAACGCCGAAACATTGGGCGGATTTAAAAGCCGTAAAGAAATTTTCGGAAAATAA